One stretch of Ornithinimicrobium ciconiae DNA includes these proteins:
- a CDS encoding SPFH domain-containing protein — MAEQMMEQASRTVRGQGMSSIKEVVSSWSDVARLLRGGDSGALVPVVIPRDNRGLRWTTLVWFGLWALISGFMLLRGAWGPIAMVVAILSFILAALWWWRSSIVEIEEGTVGVLTKFGAISGPGLAPGRHYLWHPWARVAYVVDVTTEIPYAAPVLSSPTHENVPLKSIEFFLRFRIVDAIRFVQTIGAGNFDLVLSNSVQDAIRQRSRQVRTERAYDLRGSDVKDMQELLNRQLTRYGVQIMGCNIPDVQLPDQYREHLATRERVAKELVAYEKEWELTRKRRIDTLLMEIERSKKIRDAKIVEVKASLNKARKDVAQMLEERETEAQAIRYEIETQARTNLVAAQGEAKAQEQLATAYRDNRAVLGYELARRRLDVGANLAENAPRPVIVHTDAGSADNSALSTLLMAQLLPQIQAGAASRSRPALRQQPQPTGDEVAQAAGSAAQRAVQAVRGRQK; from the coding sequence GTGGCTGAGCAGATGATGGAGCAGGCGTCACGCACCGTGCGTGGCCAGGGCATGAGCTCGATCAAGGAGGTCGTCTCCAGCTGGAGCGACGTCGCCCGGTTGCTGCGCGGTGGTGACTCCGGCGCCCTGGTGCCTGTCGTCATACCCCGCGACAACCGTGGCCTGCGCTGGACCACCCTGGTGTGGTTCGGCCTGTGGGCGCTGATCAGCGGATTCATGCTGCTCAGGGGCGCCTGGGGACCCATCGCGATGGTCGTCGCGATCCTGTCCTTCATCCTGGCGGCACTGTGGTGGTGGCGCTCCTCGATCGTGGAGATCGAGGAAGGCACCGTCGGCGTCCTCACCAAGTTCGGGGCCATCAGCGGCCCCGGGCTGGCACCGGGTCGGCACTACCTGTGGCACCCGTGGGCGCGCGTCGCCTACGTCGTCGACGTCACCACGGAGATCCCGTATGCCGCGCCCGTCCTGTCCTCCCCGACGCACGAGAACGTGCCGCTGAAGTCGATCGAGTTCTTCCTGCGCTTCCGCATCGTCGACGCGATCCGTTTCGTGCAGACGATCGGTGCGGGCAACTTCGACCTGGTGCTGTCCAACTCGGTGCAGGACGCGATCCGTCAGCGCAGCCGCCAGGTGCGCACCGAGCGTGCCTACGACCTGCGCGGCAGTGACGTCAAGGACATGCAGGAGCTGCTCAACCGGCAGCTGACCCGTTACGGCGTGCAGATCATGGGCTGCAACATCCCGGATGTGCAGCTGCCCGACCAGTACCGCGAGCACCTGGCGACCCGCGAGCGCGTGGCCAAGGAACTCGTCGCCTACGAGAAGGAGTGGGAGCTGACGCGCAAGCGCCGGATCGACACCCTGCTCATGGAGATCGAGCGGTCCAAGAAGATCCGTGACGCCAAGATCGTGGAGGTCAAGGCCTCGCTGAACAAGGCGCGCAAGGACGTCGCGCAGATGCTTGAGGAGCGGGAGACCGAGGCTCAGGCGATCCGCTACGAGATCGAGACGCAGGCCCGCACCAACCTGGTCGCGGCCCAGGGTGAGGCCAAGGCCCAGGAGCAGCTCGCGACCGCCTATCGGGACAACCGCGCCGTGCTCGGTTATGAGCTGGCCCGGCGCCGTCTCGACGTGGGTGCCAACCTGGCCGAGAACGCCCCGCGTCCGGTCATCGTGCACACCGACGCCGGGTCCGCCGACAACTCGGCCCTGTCCACACTGCTCATGGCGCAACTGCTCCCGCAGATCCAGGCAGGTGCCGCCTCGCGGTCCCGTCCAGCGCTGCGCCAGCAGCCCCAGCCGACCGGCGACGAGGTCGCCCAGGCTGCGGGCAGCGCAGCCCAGCGGGCGGTCCAGGCCGTCCGGGGGCGCCAGAAGTAG
- a CDS encoding S41 family peptidase, whose amino-acid sequence MTSAYLRYPHLHGDLLTFVADDDIWLAPLTGGRAWRLTTEDAPTRTPRFSPDGKHIAFVSHRDGHPEVMVVEIATGQARRLTWWGAKNTLVLGWTADGKVLVASHAGEANIRHLTVRAVALDGSWERLSYGPAWGVAVRADGATALSTPGSRAPAHWKRYRGGTAPRLWLDAAGDGSWTRLLPDDTAGLVDPMWIGDRLVFVSDRAATFPDAPEEQANLWVWDTPGTGEPRQVTRQGPEDGYVRDATSDGSRVVWHSRGSLWLLDDLDAEPRRVDVDLPVSTPGTWAAKTTKCLDAVAPDHGGDASLIGWRGAAFWLSHREGPARALVADSGVRVREPALLARTHRVVLVTDAEGEDALEVHHLDGSQPPRRLAVGTLGRVLHTSADPTGETVAVVSHDGRMSLVTVADGAVREIGHSLDGEPTRPVFSPDGRYLAWAQPVLQGERFRLVITDLSAGGEPVMLTEGNLNDRSPAFTADGRYLVFLSDRTFDPTYDTHEFALSFSGSTRPWLLPLSATDPAPFGPSAEGWRISKPAAAAAQDDAAVAPATSAPSASGTAATAAETLPPPPASPDLDAEGAEERIVPFPVTSGDYRDLRQARDGVLWVKIASGSGVLGTRRAGVASEPEKDSLEFWSFEQRRVSTVADKVDSFAVSGDGERVVVRAGDDVIVQPADHKPDENAFEAVTVDLSRLRLEIDPLAEWQQMYDENARIMRDHYWREDMNGVDWDAVVARYRPLVSTVRTHDDLVDLLWEVVAELNTSHAYVTPPEPLGDQSRRLGLLGADLSRADGGWRIDRVLPGETSDPDARSPLRAAGVDAREGDLIIAVNGMPVDPSFGPATGLIGAADKPVELTLRRDGQDRRVVVVPIADEEVLRYQDWVRSRRDYVRERSDGRVGYLHVPDMTSTGWAQLHRDLGRAVRSEGLIADVRYNRGGHTSQMVLSRLLGRVVGWGLGRHFATAASYPDQAPRGPVVLVANENSGSDGDIVNAGAQALGIGPVIGVRTWGGVVGIDGRFDLVDGTSITQPRYSFWLEGRGFDVENHGVDPDIEVVHSPADFFGPADPQLDRAIAEVLARLEQTPSAQPPDLPEPRVR is encoded by the coding sequence GTGACTTCTGCCTACCTGCGCTATCCGCACCTGCACGGAGACCTCCTCACCTTTGTCGCCGACGACGACATCTGGTTGGCGCCGCTCACGGGGGGACGCGCCTGGCGGCTGACGACCGAGGACGCTCCGACACGCACTCCGCGCTTCTCACCGGACGGCAAGCACATCGCCTTCGTCTCCCACCGCGATGGTCACCCCGAGGTCATGGTGGTCGAGATCGCCACCGGCCAGGCCCGGCGGCTCACCTGGTGGGGCGCTAAGAACACGCTCGTCCTGGGCTGGACCGCCGATGGCAAGGTGCTGGTCGCCTCCCATGCGGGCGAAGCCAACATCCGCCATCTCACGGTGCGGGCCGTGGCTCTGGACGGCAGCTGGGAGCGGCTGTCCTACGGGCCGGCCTGGGGTGTCGCGGTCCGCGCTGACGGAGCCACCGCACTGTCCACCCCCGGGAGCCGTGCCCCCGCGCACTGGAAGCGCTACCGGGGCGGCACCGCACCGCGGCTGTGGCTGGACGCTGCTGGTGACGGGTCATGGACGCGGCTGCTCCCCGACGACACGGCGGGCCTGGTGGACCCGATGTGGATCGGTGACCGGTTGGTCTTCGTCTCCGACCGCGCCGCGACCTTCCCCGACGCCCCGGAGGAGCAGGCCAACCTGTGGGTCTGGGACACCCCCGGCACGGGTGAGCCCCGACAGGTGACCAGGCAGGGGCCCGAGGACGGCTATGTGCGTGACGCCACGAGCGACGGCTCGCGGGTCGTGTGGCACAGCCGGGGATCACTCTGGCTGCTCGACGACCTCGATGCCGAGCCGCGCCGGGTCGACGTCGACCTGCCGGTGAGCACGCCGGGCACCTGGGCGGCCAAGACCACCAAGTGCCTCGACGCCGTTGCCCCGGATCACGGCGGGGACGCCAGCCTCATCGGGTGGCGGGGTGCCGCCTTCTGGTTGAGCCACCGAGAGGGCCCCGCCCGGGCCCTGGTCGCCGACTCCGGGGTGCGGGTGCGCGAGCCCGCTCTGCTGGCCCGCACTCACCGGGTCGTGCTCGTCACCGACGCCGAGGGTGAGGACGCCCTCGAGGTCCACCACCTCGATGGCAGCCAACCACCGCGACGACTCGCGGTCGGCACGCTGGGTCGGGTGCTGCATACCTCTGCCGACCCCACCGGTGAGACGGTCGCGGTCGTCTCCCACGACGGACGGATGAGTCTGGTCACGGTCGCTGACGGGGCGGTCCGCGAGATCGGCCACTCGCTGGACGGGGAGCCGACGAGGCCGGTGTTCTCCCCGGACGGGCGTTACCTCGCGTGGGCCCAGCCCGTGCTGCAGGGCGAACGGTTCCGGCTGGTCATCACCGACCTGAGCGCCGGAGGGGAGCCGGTCATGCTCACCGAGGGCAACCTCAACGACCGCTCCCCCGCATTCACCGCCGACGGGCGTTACCTGGTCTTCCTCTCGGACCGCACGTTCGACCCGACCTATGACACCCATGAGTTCGCGCTCTCCTTCAGTGGGTCAACCCGGCCCTGGCTGCTCCCGCTGTCGGCCACCGATCCCGCGCCGTTTGGTCCCAGCGCCGAGGGCTGGCGGATCAGCAAGCCGGCAGCGGCGGCCGCTCAGGACGATGCCGCCGTAGCCCCCGCGACGTCCGCGCCCTCAGCCTCGGGGACTGCCGCGACCGCCGCGGAGACCCTCCCACCCCCGCCGGCCAGTCCCGATCTGGATGCCGAGGGCGCCGAGGAGCGCATCGTGCCCTTCCCTGTCACCTCCGGCGACTACCGTGACCTGCGTCAGGCCAGGGACGGCGTCCTGTGGGTCAAGATCGCCAGCGGCAGCGGTGTGCTCGGCACCCGCCGGGCCGGCGTGGCCAGCGAGCCTGAGAAGGACTCGTTGGAGTTCTGGTCGTTCGAGCAGCGCCGGGTCTCCACCGTCGCCGACAAGGTGGACTCCTTCGCGGTCTCCGGTGACGGGGAACGGGTCGTGGTCCGCGCCGGCGACGACGTCATCGTGCAGCCAGCCGACCACAAGCCGGACGAGAACGCCTTCGAGGCCGTCACCGTCGACCTGAGCCGACTGCGCCTCGAGATCGACCCGCTGGCCGAGTGGCAGCAGATGTATGACGAGAACGCCCGGATCATGCGCGACCACTACTGGCGTGAGGACATGAACGGGGTCGACTGGGATGCCGTGGTGGCCCGCTACCGGCCCCTGGTGTCCACGGTGCGGACGCACGACGACCTGGTCGACCTGCTCTGGGAGGTCGTGGCCGAGCTCAACACCTCGCATGCCTATGTCACCCCGCCGGAGCCGCTCGGCGACCAGTCCCGACGGCTCGGGCTCCTCGGGGCAGACCTCTCCCGTGCCGACGGTGGCTGGCGGATCGACCGGGTGCTGCCCGGAGAGACCAGCGACCCCGACGCCCGCTCTCCCCTGCGGGCCGCCGGGGTCGACGCCCGGGAGGGTGACCTGATCATCGCTGTCAACGGCATGCCGGTCGACCCCTCTTTCGGCCCCGCCACCGGGCTGATCGGTGCGGCGGACAAGCCGGTCGAGCTGACCCTGCGGCGGGACGGGCAGGACCGGCGCGTGGTCGTCGTCCCCATCGCCGACGAGGAGGTGCTGCGTTATCAGGACTGGGTCCGCTCCCGCCGCGACTACGTGCGCGAACGCTCGGATGGACGCGTCGGCTATCTGCACGTGCCCGACATGACGAGCACCGGCTGGGCGCAGCTGCACCGGGACCTGGGCCGGGCCGTCCGGTCCGAGGGTCTGATCGCCGACGTGCGTTATAACCGTGGCGGGCACACCTCTCAGATGGTGCTCTCGCGGTTGCTGGGTCGAGTGGTGGGTTGGGGTCTGGGACGCCACTTCGCCACCGCGGCCAGCTATCCCGACCAGGCGCCGCGCGGACCGGTGGTCCTGGTCGCCAACGAGAACTCCGGGTCGGACGGCGACATCGTCAACGCCGGCGCGCAGGCGCTGGGCATCGGACCGGTCATCGGCGTGCGGACCTGGGGCGGGGTGGTCGGCATCGACGGTCGCTTCGACCTGGTCGACGGCACCTCGATCACTCAGCCGCGTTACTCCTTCTGGTTGGAGGGCCGCGGCTTTGACGTGGAGAACCACGGGGTCGATCCCGACATCGAGGTCGTGCACTCCCCGGCCGACTTCTTCGGCCCAGCCGACCCGCAGCTTGACAGGGCCATCGCCGAGGTGCTGGCCCGGCTGGAGCAGACTCCCAGCGCCCAGCCGCCAGACCTGCCCGAGCCGCGCGTCCGCTGA
- a CDS encoding MFS transporter translates to MSPVASYRRLFALTGPVYVLVAFLGRIPLAMSQLGSLLLVSGVTGSYGAGGATAGALAVANAICSPLAGALTDRVGQRPVLLVQSVVGSLGLLGLVLLADGYEQGQAWWPLLVVAAVAGAFTPQVGTMARVRWRPISRRAGVERRDVVDAAFSYEGAADEASFVLGPALVGVVGALLNPSAAIIAAAVLLAAFGTWFALHPTAALVGRISSATPSVGRLLTPSLIILALVQLSVGVIFGSVQAGTSVLATDAGEPGLTGLFHALLGVGSVLAGLAVVAVPDTYAYESRLRAFTIALAVLVLPMLAVDSLGMLAFALLVLGVAIAPTMITTFTLAERITPVHRIGAAMTILAATTGLGYAVGSSIAGRLADWGGHQPAFVVPVIAAAMALLLALGGARTLRVAQSTPLVGEVQTVDSAL, encoded by the coding sequence GTGTCACCCGTCGCGTCCTATCGACGCCTCTTTGCCCTGACCGGTCCCGTCTATGTCCTGGTCGCTTTTCTCGGGCGCATCCCGTTGGCCATGTCCCAGCTCGGCAGTCTGCTGCTGGTCTCCGGAGTGACCGGGTCCTATGGCGCCGGCGGAGCCACCGCCGGCGCGCTCGCGGTGGCCAACGCCATCTGTTCGCCACTCGCCGGCGCGCTGACCGACCGGGTCGGACAGCGCCCCGTCCTGCTCGTGCAGTCTGTCGTTGGCTCTCTCGGGCTCCTCGGACTGGTCCTGCTCGCCGACGGCTACGAGCAGGGGCAGGCCTGGTGGCCGCTGCTGGTCGTCGCCGCGGTCGCTGGCGCGTTCACCCCCCAGGTGGGCACTATGGCGCGGGTGCGCTGGCGCCCGATCAGCCGTCGCGCCGGGGTCGAGCGGCGTGACGTCGTCGACGCGGCCTTCTCCTACGAGGGCGCGGCCGACGAGGCCTCCTTCGTCCTGGGCCCGGCCCTGGTCGGCGTGGTCGGCGCACTGCTGAACCCGAGCGCCGCGATCATCGCCGCCGCGGTCCTGCTGGCAGCGTTCGGCACCTGGTTTGCACTGCACCCCACGGCCGCCCTGGTCGGTCGCATCTCCAGCGCCACGCCCTCCGTGGGCCGCCTGCTCACGCCGTCCCTGATCATCCTGGCCCTCGTGCAGTTGTCGGTCGGGGTGATCTTCGGATCGGTCCAGGCCGGCACGTCGGTCCTGGCCACCGACGCCGGCGAGCCCGGTCTGACCGGCCTCTTCCACGCGCTGCTCGGCGTCGGCAGCGTCCTGGCCGGCCTGGCGGTGGTCGCGGTGCCGGACACCTATGCCTATGAGAGCCGCCTGCGAGCCTTCACGATCGCCCTGGCCGTCCTCGTCCTGCCCATGCTCGCCGTCGACAGCCTGGGGATGCTCGCCTTCGCGCTGTTGGTCCTGGGAGTGGCGATCGCCCCGACGATGATCACCACCTTCACCCTCGCCGAGCGGATCACCCCGGTGCACCGCATCGGTGCGGCGATGACGATCCTGGCCGCGACGACCGGACTGGGGTATGCCGTGGGGTCCAGCATCGCCGGCCGGCTCGCTGACTGGGGTGGCCACCAGCCGGCGTTCGTGGTGCCGGTGATCGCCGCTGCCATGGCACTGCTCTTGGCGCTCGGCGGCGCCCGCACTCTTCGCGTCGCCCAGTCCACCCCCCTGGTGGGAGAGGTTCAGACCGTCGACAGCGCCCTCTGA
- a CDS encoding pirin family protein yields the protein MSNLEVAPPEILCGGAEAQETAEVEVIAPRDVPLGGPRAMLVRRTLPTRQRTTIGAWCFADHYGPDAVDQSGGMVVPPHPHTGLQTVSWLFTGEIEHRDSTGMHAMVRPGELNIMTAGTGISHSEVSTENTRILHGVQLWTVLPQESRFVEPGFEHYVPEPVDLASGGRLSVFLGSLTVEDEHVSEPISSSATAYSPLLGAELTLQPGAVITLRLDPTFEHGVLVDGGPVCVGPEQIAMHDLAYLAPGRESVDIHAGEHGGRVIILGGTPFEEQIVMWWNFIGRDHDEVVAYREEWQARVEEGAQTRFGLFAYDGDPLPAPVLPGVRLRPRG from the coding sequence ATGAGCAACCTGGAAGTCGCGCCGCCCGAGATCCTCTGTGGAGGCGCAGAGGCACAGGAGACCGCCGAGGTGGAGGTGATCGCCCCCCGCGACGTTCCCCTCGGTGGCCCACGCGCGATGCTGGTGCGCCGGACTCTGCCGACCAGGCAGCGGACCACCATCGGAGCGTGGTGCTTCGCAGACCACTACGGACCCGATGCCGTGGACCAGAGCGGCGGCATGGTCGTCCCCCCGCACCCCCACACCGGGCTGCAGACCGTCTCGTGGTTGTTCACCGGCGAGATCGAGCACCGGGACAGCACGGGGATGCACGCGATGGTCCGCCCCGGCGAGCTCAACATCATGACCGCGGGCACCGGCATCTCGCACTCCGAGGTGTCCACCGAGAACACCCGGATCCTGCACGGGGTCCAGCTGTGGACGGTCCTGCCGCAGGAATCGCGTTTCGTGGAGCCGGGCTTCGAGCACTACGTCCCGGAGCCGGTCGACCTCGCCTCCGGCGGGCGCCTCTCCGTCTTTCTGGGCTCGCTGACGGTGGAGGACGAGCACGTGAGCGAGCCGATCAGCTCCAGCGCCACGGCATACTCCCCGCTCCTGGGGGCCGAGCTCACCCTGCAGCCGGGCGCGGTGATCACCCTGCGCCTGGACCCGACCTTTGAGCACGGCGTGCTGGTCGACGGGGGACCGGTGTGCGTCGGTCCAGAGCAGATCGCGATGCACGACTTGGCCTACCTCGCACCGGGGAGGGAGTCCGTCGACATCCACGCCGGTGAGCACGGTGGTCGGGTGATCATCCTCGGGGGCACACCCTTCGAGGAGCAGATCGTCATGTGGTGGAACTTCATCGGCCGCGACCACGACGAGGTCGTGGCCTACCGCGAGGAGTGGCAGGCCCGGGTCGAGGAGGGGGCCCAGACCCGCTTCGGTCTCTTTGCGTATGACGGCGACCCGCTGCCCGCCCCCGTGCTGCCCGGGGTGCGTCTGCGTCCGAGGGGCTGA
- a CDS encoding SPFH domain-containing protein, with protein MSNRSQQFIEAARQVAGGADVRDVVGQSLQQAVGGGGAQGGGAGFDLNARDFPAARGEGGSAGTRIASESVSLDDAAEKLSRSHFEMGPGGPVHVITPMVMPRGRKLRAMMPVIMMVIVGIVGYVVLLPFDDMSSGVFGVHYWILVVLLAAFMWWRQGMVMVPEGCTALISRFGKVEAEVGPGRVTLWNPWKRVSYIVNTTREYPFNAPIRQAPTKSGVQASVDLFLQFRIVNAREFVFVLGAVQGFQDKLNNAISETTRSLIYDQEASGIYDLVGESTSRLLEQLNVQFAPAVELTTANITHAEPSAQEYRMDLAAPEMIRVAKEAYTYEYELNLKKEQNEGDLNKDLASLNENLSAIQADIARYQAQMDTALERETNRANAMARQRFVESESTAHANAAMLEAQALDIRALSAALAPEILDYRYQQDMLDKMDGLADSLPQIVRVGGDADGVDYLQIARELVGGQDDKLFSAEDMEAIRSREGDIAKRVAGRKDEIEVLLQAPEATEVEILPTSEPVDDPEGEQVLDQIRRSVSDEHVTADLEEARSSGGAPESSADDGPTQDAPADEGRSGSGAPQAGSGQFPTGQRPQGPPQGQRPQGQRPQGQRPQGQFPPPHGQHQRPQGAPPQGQFGQGQHPQEPQQGQFPQGGTGQFPPPPGQQPARPQHDEMKNEGEDRG; from the coding sequence GTGAGTAACCGATCACAACAGTTCATCGAGGCCGCCCGGCAGGTCGCCGGCGGAGCCGATGTGCGCGATGTCGTGGGGCAGTCGCTCCAACAGGCCGTGGGAGGTGGCGGAGCCCAGGGAGGCGGAGCAGGTTTTGACCTCAACGCTCGTGACTTCCCGGCCGCCCGTGGCGAGGGCGGGTCGGCAGGCACCCGCATCGCGTCCGAGAGCGTCTCGCTCGACGATGCCGCAGAGAAGCTGAGCCGCAGCCACTTCGAGATGGGCCCCGGCGGCCCGGTGCACGTGATCACCCCGATGGTCATGCCGCGTGGGCGCAAGCTGCGCGCCATGATGCCGGTGATCATGATGGTCATCGTCGGGATCGTCGGCTATGTCGTGCTGCTGCCGTTCGACGACATGAGCTCAGGCGTCTTCGGCGTGCACTACTGGATCCTCGTCGTGCTGCTGGCCGCCTTCATGTGGTGGCGTCAGGGCATGGTGATGGTCCCTGAGGGGTGCACCGCGCTGATCAGCCGATTCGGCAAGGTCGAGGCGGAGGTCGGCCCGGGCCGCGTCACCCTGTGGAACCCCTGGAAGCGGGTCTCCTACATCGTCAACACCACCCGTGAGTACCCCTTCAACGCCCCGATCCGCCAGGCGCCGACCAAGTCCGGTGTCCAGGCCTCGGTCGACCTGTTCCTGCAGTTCCGGATCGTCAACGCCCGCGAGTTCGTCTTCGTGCTCGGTGCGGTCCAGGGCTTCCAGGACAAGCTCAACAACGCGATCTCGGAGACCACCCGGTCCCTGATCTACGACCAGGAGGCCTCCGGCATCTACGACCTGGTCGGAGAGAGCACATCCCGGCTGCTGGAGCAGCTCAACGTCCAGTTCGCACCGGCCGTCGAGCTGACCACAGCCAACATCACCCACGCCGAGCCGTCCGCGCAGGAGTACCGCATGGACCTGGCCGCCCCGGAGATGATCCGGGTGGCCAAGGAGGCTTACACCTACGAGTACGAGCTGAACCTCAAGAAGGAGCAGAACGAGGGTGACCTGAACAAGGACCTCGCCTCCCTCAACGAGAACCTCTCGGCGATCCAGGCCGACATCGCCCGCTACCAGGCGCAGATGGACACCGCGCTGGAGCGGGAGACCAACCGCGCCAACGCGATGGCCCGCCAGCGCTTCGTGGAGTCGGAGTCGACCGCTCACGCCAACGCCGCCATGCTCGAGGCCCAGGCCCTGGACATCCGGGCGCTGAGCGCGGCCCTGGCCCCGGAGATCCTGGACTACCGCTACCAGCAGGACATGCTGGACAAGATGGACGGCCTGGCCGACTCGCTGCCGCAGATCGTGCGCGTGGGTGGCGACGCCGACGGCGTCGACTACCTGCAGATCGCCCGCGAGCTCGTCGGTGGCCAGGACGACAAGCTGTTCTCCGCCGAGGACATGGAGGCCATCCGCTCCCGCGAGGGAGACATCGCCAAGCGGGTCGCCGGCCGCAAGGACGAGATCGAGGTCCTGCTGCAGGCACCGGAGGCCACCGAGGTCGAGATCCTCCCGACCTCCGAGCCGGTCGATGACCCCGAGGGTGAGCAGGTGCTGGACCAGATCCGGCGCTCGGTCAGTGACGAGCACGTTACTGCCGATCTGGAGGAGGCGCGCAGCTCAGGCGGCGCTCCGGAGTCGTCCGCCGACGACGGCCCCACCCAGGACGCTCCTGCAGACGAGGGCCGCTCCGGCTCGGGGGCTCCCCAGGCTGGATCGGGTCAGTTCCCGACGGGCCAGCGCCCCCAGGGGCCGCCGCAGGGTCAGCGCCCCCAGGGTCAGCGTCCCCAGGGTCAGCGTCCCCAGGGACAGTTCCCGCCCCCTCACGGGCAACACCAGCGGCCCCAGGGCGCTCCGCCGCAGGGCCAGTTCGGGCAGGGCCAACACCCCCAGGAGCCGCAGCAGGGCCAGTTCCCGCAGGGTGGGACCGGGCAGTTCCCACCGCCCCCCGGTCAGCAGCCGGCCCGTCCCCAGCACGACGAGATGAAGAACGAGGGTGAGGACCGTGGCTGA
- a CDS encoding GNAT family N-acetyltransferase, protein MTLTWRAVTPADIPAVVSFTNLVGERDGTGAVTTQESTAEMFQAPRFDVSTDTVSAWDGGALLALGSVFARDALVDGRAMVGVEGAVHPDHRGRGVGSELLTRLEERAVTLASERHPGAPLRLRTSGGLPDSSSQQLLEERGFTPDNYFVTMQAQLEDWPDPGVESVAVRPAQSLLDAMRDAHNDAFRDHRNFSPISAEHWAFWGKSSAQRLEQSRVVVEDGRVLAYALTGEHEPGVSHIELVGTRREARGRGLARDVLLGSLRAARDAGYRISELEVDSTNPTGADRLYTSVGFVPVRVISRYVRDLAD, encoded by the coding sequence ATGACCCTCACCTGGCGTGCCGTGACCCCTGCCGACATCCCCGCGGTGGTGTCATTCACCAACCTCGTCGGGGAGCGTGATGGCACCGGGGCGGTCACCACGCAGGAGTCCACCGCCGAGATGTTTCAGGCACCGCGGTTCGACGTCTCGACCGACACGGTCAGCGCCTGGGACGGTGGAGCCCTGCTCGCCCTGGGCAGTGTGTTTGCCCGCGACGCCCTGGTGGACGGACGCGCCATGGTCGGCGTCGAGGGTGCTGTCCACCCCGACCACCGCGGCAGGGGCGTGGGCAGTGAGCTCCTGACCCGGTTGGAGGAGCGGGCGGTCACGCTCGCCTCGGAGCGGCACCCTGGAGCGCCCCTCAGGCTGCGCACCTCCGGTGGGCTGCCGGACTCGTCGTCGCAGCAACTCCTGGAAGAGCGTGGCTTCACACCGGACAACTACTTCGTCACCATGCAGGCGCAGCTGGAGGACTGGCCCGACCCCGGTGTTGAGTCCGTGGCTGTCCGACCGGCCCAGAGCCTGCTGGACGCGATGCGGGATGCGCACAACGACGCCTTCCGTGACCACCGAAACTTCAGTCCCATCTCCGCGGAGCACTGGGCCTTCTGGGGCAAGTCGTCCGCGCAACGACTAGAGCAGAGCCGGGTCGTTGTCGAGGACGGACGGGTGCTGGCCTACGCCCTCACCGGAGAGCATGAGCCAGGAGTCAGTCACATCGAGCTGGTGGGCACCCGCCGTGAGGCACGGGGCCGAGGGCTGGCCCGTGACGTCCTGCTGGGATCCCTGCGTGCTGCCCGTGATGCGGGGTATCGGATCAGCGAGCTCGAGGTCGACTCGACCAACCCGACCGGGGCGGACCGGCTCTACACCTCGGTCGGGTTTGTGCCGGTGCGGGTGATCTCGCGCTACGTGCGGGACCTCGCAGACTGA
- a CDS encoding DUF2461 domain-containing protein, protein MSFTGIPLDAADFYAELELDNSTGFWQAHRERYESSVRGPMTALLAALEEEFGPAKIFRPHRDVRFSADKSPYKTHQGGYVAAGTRSGWYAEVSADGFRLGGGCYHMDSAVLAAYRKDVDGPRGAELEQIVARLRGSGWEVSGDQLKTAPRGWSRDHERIALLRHKTISAMRWIEDADVVTTGALVEQVRADWRQVRPLVEWLRPVTAA, encoded by the coding sequence ATGAGCTTCACGGGGATCCCGCTCGATGCCGCCGACTTCTACGCCGAGCTCGAGCTCGACAACAGCACTGGCTTCTGGCAGGCCCACCGCGAGCGTTACGAGAGCAGTGTCCGCGGCCCGATGACCGCACTGCTCGCTGCCCTGGAGGAGGAGTTCGGGCCCGCCAAAATCTTCCGGCCCCATCGCGACGTGCGGTTCTCCGCCGACAAGAGTCCCTACAAGACGCACCAGGGCGGATACGTGGCCGCCGGGACCCGATCAGGATGGTATGCCGAGGTGTCGGCTGACGGGTTTCGTCTCGGAGGCGGGTGTTATCACATGGACAGCGCCGTGCTGGCGGCCTATCGCAAGGACGTCGACGGACCCCGCGGTGCCGAGTTGGAGCAGATTGTCGCCCGGCTGCGCGGGTCCGGGTGGGAGGTCAGCGGGGATCAGCTCAAGACCGCCCCCCGCGGCTGGAGCCGGGACCACGAGCGGATCGCGCTGCTGCGTCACAAGACGATCTCGGCGATGCGCTGGATCGAGGATGCCGACGTCGTCACGACCGGAGCGCTCGTGGAGCAGGTGCGCGCAGACTGGCGTCAGGTGCGGCCGCTCGTCGAGTGGCTCCGGCCGGTGACCGCGGCCTGA